The genomic region AAAGGAAATCCAAAATTTAAGAGAGTCTGATTAGGGGAGAAACTCTGATAtatgcttctaattttaaattagaGTAGAATTCTTAACCTAAAATTATGAGTCGAGTTAATTTAGGATCCTCCGTGAAATTCGGGCAGACCAAGGAGGTTCCCTCCTCGATTTCAATAAGTAAACTCCGACAAATTCTGGCACCCAATCCAAAGTTTTAACAGCCCATTTTCAGGTCTGCGGTACAACTTCAAATATTTAATAGAGAAAATAACTGTTCAAATTTGGACCAGACTGAAAGTGTATCTACGTGGAAGGAGTTATTTGAATATGACTTGTTTTTTAAGTGACACAGACTTTTAGTCCCACCCCTCGGCATTTAAAACGTCGTTGACGAATTTAATGGACAATATCCAGGAGTTTGATCGATCCATCTACTGAAGAAATTTTACCAAGTATTCAACTTTGAAACGGATAACAGCAGACAACCATGAGAAGATGTGACTGTACTATTACTATTCCTCATCTAATTACACGAGGACAATGTCTTAAACAATAAATGTGACTGTACTATTACGCTTTTGACTTACTGAAATGGATTTAGTATTTAAAGGAGCCTTGTGTGATAAATTGCAATATAACTTGGGAGTTTCAGCTTTTTTGTGGATAAAGATAAATCAAGTTTTTAAAAGAGAGCTTCTGCGAGAGATTCCAACATATTTTGTGGGTTTCAAATTCTTTTGGTTAAAATGAAGAGCATCATATGTGAAGAAAACAACTGCCTTAGTGCAAGTTTTAATAATGTTAATGATAGTGAAACAAATCTGTCTGAGATGGCAACTTGCAGTTTACACGGGGAAGATTCGCCTTACTTTGCTGGGTGGGAAGAGTATCGAAATAATCCATATGATGAAAAGCTCAATCCTTCGGGCGTTATCCAGATGGGCCTTGCAGAGAATACGGTACTACAAAACAGCCCAAAACATATTTGTTTATATTTTAAGCAGTGAAAAGTATTCTTATTTAATGATattaaatttctattaaaaaatgttTGAATTTAACACTCATTCCTCTTTGTAGCTCTCATTTGATCTGATGGAAAAGTGGTTGATAAAGCACCCAGAGGCAACAATTACTTCCGAACAGAGTTTGGGTTTATTCAAGGACTTGGCACTTTATCAGGATTATCATGGATTATCAGATTACAGAGAGGTAACAATTTATTtcaaagatggatggatttgatttgTATTTATTTGAAGTTTTAATTGGTTGACTTATAATTTAAATGATTGTATTTTTTGATGAGTTTTGCGTATCGTTATTACAGGCTATGGCAAGTTTCATGGAGGCAATGAGAGGAAACAGAGTGAAATTTGATCCTGACAGGATAGTAAATGCTGCTGGATCAACTGCAGCTAACGAGGTGCTAATGTTTTGCCTTGCTGATCCAGGAGATGTCTTCTTAGTACCATCTCCTTATTACCCTGGGTAAGTTAGGGTTTATAGATATGAGGATTACCTTATGGGATGGGCATTAAACTTATGAGAAAGAATCTGTTTCGTATTACATAGGGTATTATTTACTTTGTAGCTTGGTTCTTAGTTTTCTAAAGTTGCCAACAATTCTTTTTTAAAGTTGCTCTTTTGGCTGTAGATTTGATAGAGATCTGAGGTGGCGCACAGGATTAGAGATTGAGCCAATCCATTGTTACAGCTCAAACAACTTTCAAATCACCAAATCTGCAGTGGAATCAGCATTCAAGAGAGCCCAAGATCTAAAGAAGAAGGTGAAAGGAATTCTCATAACAAATCCATGCAACCCATTGGGCACAATCTCAAGCGCTGATACATTGAAGATGCTGCTCGCTTTTGCAAATAAGAAGAAAATACATCTTGTTTGCGATGAGATTTACTCAGGCTCAGTCTTCTCTTCTCCAGAGTTTCACAGCATTGCAGAGATTGTGGCCAAAGAAAATTACACCCCAGATAATGTGCACATTGTGTACAGTTTATCAAAGGACATGGGTCTTCCAGGCTTCAGAGTAGGAACAATTTATTCCTATAACGATACAGTAGTCACAGCGGCCAGAAGAATGTCCAGTTTCAGCATGATTTCAACTCAGACTCAGCATTTATTGGCCACTATGCTTTCAGATCCAGAATTCGTTAATTATTATATAGCTGAGAATAAGAGGAGATTAGAAGAAAGACATAGATTGATTGTTTCAGGGTTTGAGCAAATTGGCATTAAACACTTGGAAGGGAATGCAGGCCTTTTCTGTTGGGTAAACATGAGTCATCTACTTGCATCAAATGACTTAGAGGGGGAGCTAAAACTATGGAAGGGTATTTTATACGAGGCCAAATTGAATATATCTCCCGGATCTTCATTCAAGTGCATGGAGCCTGGCTGGTTTCGAGTCTGCTTTGCAGAAATGAATATATCCACCATGAAAGTTGCATTGGAGAGACTTCAGAGATTCTCCAAGCAAAATAAAGCCATGCATTAACCTTTTCTGATTGCATAATTTCAATCATCGATATTCCGATCTTGCAATTAAAGTGTTTCTCCTGaacctattcttccacaaaatATCCACCATGAAAGTGGTGCTGAAGAGAATCCAGAGATTTGTCAAGCAAACACAATGCCACCCATTAGCCTATTCCTCCACTTCTAATCCAAATTTTGAGATGGTTCTAGAAATCTGTCgtctgttattttttaattttttttgatagtCTACCAATATAGCTGAAGCGTCTCATCTAACTGAAATCTGTCATTAACTATtgtatacaatatacaataataagAATATAATTGAATGTATATACTTATTCTCTGCACAATATTTACTATTTGATAAGTATTTGTCTATAATTCATGTTGATGGCTTAGTATAGATACCTTATTATAACTCAAGCTCTTATTCTTCTAGTATTGTTGTCTCTAGGTATAATACAACTCATAGAGAATACGTCCTTTTCTTGCTAACACGTGATTATGGGATGGATGTGTTGGTATAGTTCTATTGATGGTTTTAATATCTTTATGGGTATGGATGGTGTTTCATAAATTTTTTTATAGTTGCTATTTCTATTCATGTGGTGTTTTCTCTTGGAAATGATTCCAGAATCATTTGTTATCACTTGGATTTGATACTTGTATTATTTGGATTGGTGTATCTTaaccttgtctttttctttttcttccataGGTGGTATTTTGGATGATAGAGGAGTTCATTCTTGCTATTATGGTCATATTGGATGTTATTATAGTATATCATGTTAGATTCATGTGAATTCATGGATGGCTATAATGATGTATTTCTTTGGTTGACCCTTATGTAATGTATATAAGTTCAATAGGCAGAACTTTAGGATATGTCGCTTAAAAAAGTACATCTTTTCTTGTGAGACCTAGTTGACCATGTGCTCCACATCCTCTTTTTGATGGCTTGCAATAATATCTATTGCTATCATGTACCTCTATACACCATTTTCTTTGCCAGCAATATGTGTGCACCAACAtagtgaacaaaaaagtggccgcTCACAAAAAAAGAGGTCTAAAATGGATGAAAGGTACAggtttttaaataaattcaaaaaacacGTATGCGTTAAGGCTCAAAAAGTTTGAGCCAAAACACATAcacattattttaattaaaaatgtgtaagtattatttaaaataaaaatatgcaTGTTCTTTTATGAGTGCAAAACATGCACATGTTATAACATGCACATGTTATGTTAAACAAGAAAATACATACACGTTTTATTGACATAAAGCTAGAAACGGAACATGCCCCTAGATGCTAATACCTTTTGCCTTCCCTTAGGTTTTTTTAAATaggatatatatataaaatatagcaTTTAAGTTATATTTTCTCTTCGTGTTtaatctctttgtcttttatctttcttatactttaagttatattttatgtatatattggaaggatgtttgagaatggttttagatctctaggatccataatgtagattctagattttagtagatcttataaatttttagaaaTAGTCAAATTTTAATCAGTAGGCTCTTATCATCATTCTCTTGCTATCTTTCTTTCTCACACTCTTTGTCTCCCCCAAGCTCTAAGCTATCTATTTTCCTCTCTCTTCCCTtgtcctccctctctacctctatctcattCCCTCCTCTCTCCCCAATCTCTAGATCATATAATTTGTCAGACGTAGTCATATTTCAATCACTAAGCTTCTATTATCATTCTTTAtctatctctatttcactctctttgtctccctcaaGCTCTAGACCTATCACTCTCTCTCCCTGTCTATCTCTCATTTcactatctcactctctcctttctatctctctctctctctctctctctctctctctctctactcatCTCAATTTCCTCTCTCCCTCTACTTGCATACTCTCTGTCTCTCCCTCTACttgcatactctctctctctctctctctctctctctctctctctctctctctctctctctctctctctctctctctctctcactcactctctctcacaTTCCCTCTCTCTACTCATCTcaatttcctctctctctctctctctctctctctctctctctctctctcatgctccTCAACTTATCTCATTCTCaccctttccctctatacttaccTCTATCTCCCTTCTCCCTCTCTCCACATACTTCCCTCCCAAGTcctacctctatttatctacataaatcttcccccccccccctctctctctctctctatatatatatatatatatatatatatatatatatatatctccttccctccttccctcctttaTATCCCCTCCCTCTCACTATACATACCTCTCCATCCTTCTTGACATACATCTATTTATTTACATAAATTTCCCTCCCACTCCCTCTCTTTATACCTCCATctatccctccttccctctcttcacctctctactTATCCATCTATATGtcctctctatctcccctctccttttctttatttatctcctctccctctatctatccatCCCTCTTCCCTATTAatatctttatctcccctctctatctctctacctacctctcttttcatCCCTCTCTACTATTATGTCCCCTAAATCTCCACCTCCTTCCCTTCATACTACTATTTATCTCACCTCATTCTCTCTCCATACTCTCTCTTTTTCTAGCTAATTATCTCTATCTGTACCCTGcatctctttgaatacctctcctttcCTCTCTCACCTCAAATATGCATACaagtagttagagagagagagagagagagagagagagagagagagagagagagagagagagagagagagagagagagagagagagagagagagagagagagagagagagagagagagagagagagaggtatggaaGAAAGGAAgtagagagttaggggagataaaagtagagagagggagaggagagataaagagagtaagATGGTATATATTTAAGGGAGATAAAATTAGAGAGGGATGGAAAGAGATGTAggcagagagagggagagggggatacAAAGAGGAAGAGGGAGGCTATATGGATAGAGAGAGGAaataaatagagaaagggagaggggagataaaaagTAGAGATAGATaagtagagaggtagagagaggggtgGGAGGGATGTAGGAATATAGATAGAGTGGTCTGGAGGGAGATACATTTAGAGAAATAGATGTAGGTAGGGAAGAAGGGATATGTatgtatagagagagggagaggggagatagatataAGTAGAGATAGAAGGGAAGAGAGAGACCTAGAAGGAGAGGTATGTATAAataaaggaaaagagagagagagaaggaatggTATGTAGAGAAGTATAGGTAGGAAGGGAGTGAGCAGAGGTatataaggagagggagagaggagatagagataggtatagagaggaaaggagagagaggtgagatagatagGGGAGAATGTGTGTGAGGTAGGTATAGAAGAGAGGGGAGATACAAAGTAGGAGGGTGATAGAGATAGGTTTAGagattggggagagaggagagaatgagatatagagaggggggagagagggggagtgaTAAGAAGATATATAGGTTTAGAGAttgagggagacaaagagagtgaaatagagatagagagaatgaTAATATGAGCttagtgattattgaaatttgaccaaGTTAAAAAAATTATAAGGTCTAGaacttggggagagaggagagtgtGAAAcaaagagagggagaaggagagagataggaaaGAAGATAAAACTAGAGCTTGAAGGGGACaaagagaatgagatagagagaaTGCAAGAGCTTGATGGTAGAAGGCTACTGATTatagaaatttgactaagtttaaaaaattataagatctcctaaaatctagaatttgctttCTGACTCTAGAGGTCTGAAACCACATCCTACTAATATatgcataaaatataacttaaagtataagaaagataaaagataaaagacaaaaggaaaaagagaaaatataacttaaatattatatttcatgtatatatcctAATGAAAACAAACTAAGGGAAGGGCAAAGAAATTAACATCTAGAGGCATGTTCCTTTTCTAGCTTTATGTCAACAAAATGTGTATGTGTTCTTCTTGTAAATACCATAATGTGTATGTGTTATATAATCTATGAATGTTTTTCTCTTATaaaaatatatgtatttttttatttcaaataaaacattttcattttcaattcaaATAACACATATGTGTTTTTCCTTATACTTAGCCTTGGATGACAAGCCTTAGTCTTGGGAGCTTCATTTCTCTCTTTTAAAtatgttttcttcttccaatttggtttctcaacttccTTGTCAATCGAGTTTCACaatatcaagtgggtatttgtaaatTTACCACCATAATTTCATTTGTCTTCTGAGATTTCtctccatatatatattttttatatttgaacaatattaacatattaattattgatttctttgatcaatgtctccatagttctcaaagatATATGTATACCATTCTTGATATTATGGTCATATTGGATGTTATTATAGTATATCATGTTAGATTCATGTGAATTCATGGATGGCTATAATGATGTATTTCTTTGGTTGACCCTTACATAATGTATATAAGTTCAATAGGCAGAACTTTAGGATATGTTCCTTAAAAAGTACATCTTTTCTTGTGAGACCTAGTTGACCATGTGCTCCACATCCTCTTTTTGATGGCTTGCAATAATATCTATTGCTATCATGTACCTCTATACACCATTTTCTTTTCTAGCAATATATGTGCACCAACATAGTGAACAAAAAGGTGGCCGCTCACAAAAAAAGAGGTCTAAAATGGATGAAAGGTATAggtttttaaataaattcaaaaaacacGTATGCGTTAAGACTCAAAAAGTTTGAGCCAAAACACATACacgttattttaattaaaaatgtgtaagtattatttaaaataaaaatatgtatgTTCTTTTATGAGTGAAAAACATGCACATGTTATGTTAAACAAGCAAAATACATACATGTTTTATTGACATAAAGCTAGAAAAGGAACATGCCCCTAGATGCTAATACCTTTTTCCTTCCCTTAGGTTTTTTTAAATaggatatatatataaaatttcagaaaatcagagttatgcaacttgacatgaaaatttgaataatttgtgaatattatttttaaaatatgtaagaagagaatatatagaaaattgaatgtagtttctaaactactagttggtttttggaaaaaaaaatcctatttgatgaaaatttcaaatttcaatgcagtggtactaacatttcaggaaaaaaataagaagtagacatatgtctgaccaccctaatcacaatcaaatcataatttttttttataatatttataacataagtattagactcatgtctgaaTGCGACacatattttgttttaattttttataaagtaaataattatttatgaattttttactacaacttttcagaaattcagaaactcctacatctaacaaccttaacttggtcaaaaccttatgaattttattttttaaaatttttccctatagtagacaaagcataggatgtgatgcatgtttcggattcaaaaaatgttataccgtttaaaagttatgagtatttttcaatcagtttatcaatcaggactattgtcagaattcaattagaaaataaataataattatttatgaaagtcgaaataagacaagccttatattgttggaaagctgggaacgcccttaaaaaacccttttcgttttatcaaattTGGGTAcaaaaaaagtcgttagccaccagtgtaaagtttggaaaattaAGGACtactaaaaaacacgtttttttcagttgactttccaggcttgtcacttccaagccaaataccaaagcattcccgagccgaaattttaaatttgaaaatttgactacaaaaatcggatatctaattatatcggatatcggattttaataagtaaattctctaATTAAATTTTCTTGTAAtttatctaatgtttattaatatattaatatattaatttataaataaattagtatatgatattagggagagagagagagagaggggggggaagggagagtgagagatggagagagaggagggaggggggagggggaagggagagatgggtggggggaagggagagagagagagattaggggaaatttgaaatttgaaaatttgaccacaaaaatcggatatccgattttaataagtaaattctctaactaaatttgcTCGTAAtttatctaatgtttattaatatattaatatattaatttataaataaattagtatatgatattagggagagagagagagagagagagagagagattaggggagagagagattaagacaccataggacccaaagcgacccaatagggtgtcataacgggtcatatggtgtcctaaggggtcataagggttcatgggacaccatatgacccctaaggacaacatacgaccccttatgacaccatatggtgtcgttaggggtcatatggtgtccataggcatcatatggtgtcctaggacaccatatgactccttaagacaccaaattgtgtcgttatggatcatatggtgtcctaaggggtcttaggacacaatatgacccaaagcgacccaatatggtgtcattaggggtcatatggtgtcctaaggggtcatatggtgtcctaaggggtcatatgtgtttgCCACATATGGGTAAATGATTAAACGTAggaagtaaatgcacagaacataattgaaatatattaaagaaccaatttttgtattaattcaacagtctatgtacatcaagtgcttataaaatTAAACCTAGATACGACTATGATGATGCCACTACGAAgggaaggtatgcaatatataatatgcGAAGGGGTACGACCAACCGTCGTGTCCAACTGCCCTTCAAAATGACTAACTGACTACCGTAACTCATAATTACCGATGACAACATAATATAATACAACCacatgacataatgattattctgctcaacatcatcccccccaagaaaagaagttgtctccggatgacttaatacaaaatagagatgatatTAAACAGaaccaaggtagagaactgcaGGAACTGCTGACGCTAGTCGAGCCCAAAACTCATACACTTGCTATGTCCtcacctgaaaacccttttcttcTACCATCAAACTTGTCTGCAAAAAATGCTTTTTAGTcttagcctccaccaactgctactcaagtgatattgtctccctagccaatttgtcctcgatagccacccgtgcttcCCTCTtgacatccaactcctgggtacgttgAGCTAAGTCTCATGCTACTActacctccaacctggtggtcagctcctcccgagccctctgtgcatccaccaaggcaacctcacgttcagttgagacatactccgagttcctcaaagcataccattcatgcctggaagtggccactGTTAGGTCctgtagacaactgagaggggggcgtgaattagttgtTTAAtagatttaaaccaaaaacaacttaaccaacttaatgcttaatactggtaaaccagtcttatatgtcggtagatagttttaatagttaattgaaataccggtaaggattaatgcatgaaacaaaaagataaagtcattcacaacatataacaccaatatttgtacgtggaaaccctgtaaggggaaaaaccatggtaggaaaccttacccacaatcagatgatactactgcagatggtaagtgtatacaaatggggtctgcacatgcagaaaggccaagtgcctagagctcactgctcaatcacaaataggagtcacactgactacaattggatggttaaatccaataagaatgtactactcaaaatagcatcttcatatgctggattcagtaccggtgtagttctgattgtcttcacaaaaaccctccttcaaccttcaaatgatgtctgtgtgtatagctctatttATTATTGCATATATCTTCAagcaatcctttttcgcattccacatctgatcttacaaataagatcttacatttataccataccctaagaccaattttagtaggtcggctctaaaggataatataataaaattaatttataaatcaattaatacccgatgcaataaccgattcaacatgtcggcttaatgcatttacaacaataataagtcatctccatagcgtgccatgctgatctagaaaatattaacctatcggtgtataacctagacatttttgtcggtaacaacaaatatgtaaatacgaatatgccaattaacaaaacctTCAAGACAAAGTTTCCAAACGATATCTTCGATATAACCATGTGAttatcatatcattccaagtgtcagtgatcattatatcctgtcagtgtaccagataTTGGTGACTATTCATAAatcatttgcttgctggtgaatgttgctaattctccaaagtgccagagttgataagtgttcagtaggtgttgacatcaatgacaaaatcataccaaaataccaacaatctccccctttggcattgatggcaacacaagatggaaaaaccatcaaagtgccaaataccaaaaaccaacaatctcccaaaaagagatcataaccagaaatcaaaatacaaatacagagagtaataatctctcccaaataacaatctctccccctgggagcaacatgtgttttccttgtgttttccataccaatctctccccctttgacatcaaatgccaaagttattatcaagccaagttcatatacaaaatagcaatcaatttagtataccaactactccccctgagaagtagcttcctcatcaaagccaaaataaaagatttctccattaattctatcggttgatgacaaacatcaacttcctaagtctctaccggtgggggtatgaccccaagctggtctctgagatattcaaaagtctctttaggcagaggtttagtgaaaatatctgcaatctgctctttagtattcacataaaccaattttatttcctttgcttcaacattttcccttagaaaattcagtttgatggaaacatgtttgattttagaatgtagtaccagattcttagatatatcaattgctgcagtgttatcacaatagatagtaataggttccttgcattttacctttatgtccttcaacatttgcttaagccataatacctatgtatggttagttgctgctgcaacatattctgattctatcgttgataaagatgtacaactttgtttcttacccaaccaagaaatcaatctgtttccaagaaaaaaggctttgtcggtggtgctttttctatcatctaaatctcctgcccaatttgcatttgtgtatgcacataattcaaagttttcatctctagggcaccataatccaagatttatagtgccttgtaagtactggaaaatcctttttacagccaattcatgattttctctgggattactctaaaatattgaagcaatacatattgcattaatgatatcaagtctggtttgtgtcaaatatagtaaacctcctaacatagatttgtatctagttggattaacaggtgtagattcatcccttagtgatagtttgtcatttgtagtcataggtgtgcttatcggtttagagttctccatcccaaatttctttagtaactcttttaagtacttggtttgactcaaaaatatacctttattagtctgagaaatttgcaatcctaaaaagaattttatttctccaatcatagacatttcaaattcttgctgcattttaatagaaaattctttacataatccatcttctcctccaaagattatatcatcaacaaaaacttctataactaggatgtcatcattagtcactttataatataaattgttgtcttcaTTATCTTTATAAAAACTAATTTTCAagagatacttatctaatcttgcataccaagctcttggagcttgcttcaacccatacaaatctttccttaacctgcaaaccatatctttgttatctgtcaaagaaaatccatcaggttgttcaatgtaaacttcatcttcaagatctccatttagaaatgcacatttaatatccatttgatatactttgtagttcttgtgtgctgcaaaagccaaaaataatctaacttcctcaattggctaccagtgcaaaggtttcattataatcaattctttctttctgagaatatcacttacacactagtcttgctttatttctgataaccttaccatcttcattaagcttgtttctgaatacccatttggttccaatcacatttttgtctttaggccagggaactaatgtccaagtattatttttctcaatttgttctaattcttcttccatagctttaatccagtgttcatcttcacatgcctcattaacagatgatagttcaatttgagaaataagacatacctcttcatttgccaatcttcctcttgtcataactcctttatacttgtttccaattatctgatcttcagaatgatccagtattacataccagggtgtctttgttttcttttgttcctcagttactatggaattttcagatgataccggggtaactggatcttcattctgtaccggtgggtttactgtaggttcatttgtcaaaatttatgttgccggtttagagtctatataccttgaagttcctctgaattgttcatcaatcttcacatttgtactttcaaccattttctgcaatcttttgttaaaacatctatatgctttactcttagatgaataaccaagaaatattccttcatcacttctaggatcaaatttcccaatgtactcatctcttctaatatagcatttacttccaaaaattctaaaatttttaagtaggagtaataccaaaccatagttcatgaggggtcttaccggtttcacctttgatgtgaactttgttgaatgtatagaccattgtacttactgcctctctctaatatacatgtggtaggtttgcttctgataacatacttcttgttgcatccaagatagttctgtttttcctttcaacaattccattctgttgtggcgtccgaggtgctgatagctgtcttctgatttcatttacttcatagaatgcattaaattcctta from Cryptomeria japonica chromosome 3, Sugi_1.0, whole genome shotgun sequence harbors:
- the LOC131074337 gene encoding 1-aminocyclopropane-1-carboxylate synthase 8-like, translated to MATCSLHGEDSPYFAGWEEYRNNPYDEKLNPSGVIQMGLAENTLSFDLMEKWLIKHPEATITSEQSLGLFKDLALYQDYHGLSDYREAMASFMEAMRGNRVKFDPDRIVNAAGSTAANEVLMFCLADPGDVFLVPSPYYPGFDRDLRWRTGLEIEPIHCYSSNNFQITKSAVESAFKRAQDLKKKVKGILITNPCNPLGTISSADTLKMLLAFANKKKIHLVCDEIYSGSVFSSPEFHSIAEIVAKENYTPDNVHIVYSLSKDMGLPGFRAKLNISPGSSFKCMEPGWFRVCFAEMNISTMKVALERLQRFSKQNKAMH